One genomic window of bacterium includes the following:
- a CDS encoding heme-binding beta-barrel domain-containing protein, whose protein sequence is MTEPNIQDLGPLRRLVGTFEGSTGDDVAPSDDRGTENNKYREMIIFTHILPAVNHEQTLHTVRYHQIVFRHGEEFPFHDQVGYWHWDPKTKQVLQSLTIPRGFAALAGGQAGPDDKTITLKAELGSKTFGICSNPFLDKEFQTLGYEIKVDFHDEDSFTYEQVTRIQIKGQPKVFEHRDKNTLRRSRD, encoded by the coding sequence ATGACCGAACCGAACATCCAGGACCTGGGACCCCTACGCCGCCTGGTGGGGACCTTCGAGGGATCCACGGGGGATGACGTCGCCCCTTCCGACGACCGGGGCACCGAGAACAACAAATACCGGGAGATGATCATCTTCACCCACATCCTCCCGGCGGTGAACCACGAGCAGACCCTGCACACGGTCCGTTACCACCAGATCGTCTTCCGACACGGGGAGGAGTTCCCTTTCCACGACCAGGTCGGCTACTGGCACTGGGACCCCAAGACCAAGCAGGTCCTGCAATCCCTGACCATCCCCCGGGGGTTCGCCGCGCTGGCCGGTGGCCAGGCCGGGCCCGATGACAAGACCATCACCTTGAAGGCCGAATTAGGGTCCAAGACCTTCGGGATCTGTTCGAACCCCTTCCTGGACAAAGAATTCCAGACCCTGGGATACGAGATCAAGGTCGATTTCCACGACGAGGATTCCTTCACCTATGAGCAGGTGACACGGATCCAGATCAAGGGACAACCCAAGGTCTTCGAACACCGGGACAAGAACACCCTTCGCCGGTCCAGGGACTGA
- a CDS encoding DEAD/DEAH box helicase — translation MESFQELGLPEFLDKSLRQLNFEKPTPVQAEAIPSGLQGKDVIASAQTGTGKTAAFGIPLLVFLHKNPQKNALILTPTRELAMQVAGVLQKLAGGEPLGTIALLIGGANMNAQFNALTRKPRLVIGTPGRIIDHLNRGSLDLHHTGFLVLDEADRMLDMGFAPQLAEIRKKLTGERQTLLFSATIPDDIRKVAAEYLKDPVRVTIGSSTQPVPKIAQKVLYTTEAKKPEALSQELKERQGSVLVFLRTQRRVDRVTHKLKEQGIKVGKIHGGRTQSQRKQAIEQFSDGKSLVLVATDIAARGLDIHHIAHVINYDLPRNPEDYIHRVGRTARAGAEGESLCFLTSEDKELWGRITRLMGVAPASIPVKPSPFGFEQPREQAPAQPPRHGHPGQARSGQGRHPSRPQSGHRAPGGHSSHGRPSTGGHSPEPGNQARPRHDHPGQRHFDRNGRPAQGRPQNFGGRPQGNGQNRSGHQDHRHHPGQGRPGGQRFQDRPNNRPFQGQPREQREEQAPFREDEERQPLSNASRDWTQKENFFQKLGRKFLGSGGPNDHRPAQHQNHSQGKKEHFWQDDSWGQRRGGRGQGGDRRDDRGSHGHFGQGQGQNRHRSSDHRQGGHRSGGTRPEGNGNQRHGNFQGGHRRPSGDFHRDQR, via the coding sequence ATGGAAAGTTTCCAAGAACTGGGATTGCCCGAGTTCCTCGACAAGTCCCTGAGGCAGTTGAATTTCGAGAAGCCCACGCCGGTCCAGGCCGAAGCCATCCCGTCGGGACTCCAGGGAAAGGACGTCATCGCCTCCGCCCAGACGGGCACCGGAAAGACCGCCGCCTTCGGCATCCCGCTGTTGGTGTTCCTCCACAAGAACCCACAGAAGAACGCCCTCATCCTCACCCCGACCCGGGAACTGGCCATGCAGGTGGCCGGCGTCCTCCAGAAGCTGGCGGGGGGAGAACCCCTGGGGACCATCGCCCTCTTGATCGGGGGGGCCAACATGAACGCCCAATTCAACGCCCTCACCCGTAAACCCCGTTTGGTCATCGGCACCCCGGGACGAATCATCGACCATCTGAACCGAGGGTCCCTGGACCTCCATCACACCGGGTTCCTGGTGCTGGACGAGGCGGACCGCATGCTCGACATGGGTTTCGCTCCCCAGTTGGCCGAGATCCGTAAAAAGCTCACGGGCGAGCGCCAGACCCTGCTCTTTTCGGCCACCATCCCCGACGACATCCGGAAGGTGGCGGCGGAATACCTGAAGGACCCCGTGCGGGTCACCATCGGGTCCTCCACCCAGCCCGTGCCCAAGATCGCCCAGAAGGTCCTTTACACCACCGAGGCCAAGAAGCCCGAGGCCCTCTCCCAAGAATTGAAGGAACGGCAAGGTTCCGTGCTGGTCTTCCTGCGCACCCAGCGCCGGGTGGACCGGGTGACCCATAAGCTCAAGGAACAGGGCATCAAGGTCGGCAAGATCCATGGAGGCCGCACCCAGTCCCAGCGCAAGCAGGCCATCGAGCAGTTCAGCGACGGAAAATCCCTTGTCCTGGTGGCCACCGATATCGCGGCCCGGGGATTGGACATCCACCACATCGCCCACGTCATCAATTACGACCTGCCCCGCAACCCCGAGGATTACATCCACCGGGTCGGCCGCACCGCCCGCGCCGGCGCCGAGGGCGAGTCCCTTTGTTTCCTGACGTCCGAGGATAAAGAACTTTGGGGCAGGATCACCCGGCTGATGGGTGTGGCGCCGGCTTCCATTCCGGTCAAACCCTCGCCTTTCGGGTTCGAACAGCCCCGGGAACAGGCCCCGGCCCAGCCTCCCCGGCACGGACATCCGGGCCAGGCCCGTTCGGGCCAAGGCCGTCACCCATCACGTCCCCAGTCCGGACACCGGGCCCCCGGAGGACATTCGTCCCATGGGCGTCCCTCGACGGGCGGGCACTCGCCCGAACCGGGCAACCAGGCCCGTCCGCGCCACGACCACCCGGGCCAGCGCCACTTCGACCGCAATGGCCGTCCGGCCCAAGGCAGGCCCCAGAATTTCGGGGGGCGCCCCCAAGGCAATGGCCAGAACCGCTCCGGGCACCAGGACCACCGCCATCACCCGGGCCAGGGCCGTCCGGGCGGTCAGCGTTTTCAGGACCGTCCGAACAACCGTCCTTTCCAGGGGCAGCCCCGCGAGCAGCGGGAGGAGCAGGCACCATTCCGGGAGGACGAGGAACGGCAACCTTTGTCCAACGCCTCGCGCGATTGGACGCAAAAAGAGAACTTTTTCCAAAAACTGGGCCGGAAATTCCTTGGAAGCGGGGGACCGAACGATCATCGTCCCGCCCAGCATCAGAACCATTCCCAGGGCAAGAAGGAACATTTTTGGCAGGATGACAGTTGGGGCCAGCGCAGGGGCGGCCGGGGGCAGGGAGGCGACCGGCGCGATGACCGAGGGAGCCATGGCCATTTCGGACAGGGCCAAGGCCAGAACCGGCATCGCTCTTCCGACCACCGCCAGGGTGGCCACCGTTCCGGGGGCACGCGTCCCGAGGGGAATGGGAACCAGCGTCATGGGAACTTCCAAGGCGGGCACCGCCGGCCCTCGGGGGACTTCCACCGGGACCAGCGTTAG
- a CDS encoding choice-of-anchor R domain-containing protein, with product MLRLRHLFLLPILAFVAVHTGCSCGNNSPTAPQGAAATPPSSTPSRTSTPTNSITATVSRTPSPTPSDSPTQTPTESTTSTPTSTPTDTWTPTSTPTFTPTLTPTLTATSTPTATLTATPSDTATPTATWTATRTATSTATHTPTNSPTSTATPTSTPTACAVTTPVGDSVRDNTTNPSTYLATDLIATAQRIYLSPVTVPSGSDIQVKDVTLYFGNFTSAMSGFVGLYSDDGGSPSQPQSLLSTAGFSISSATSTKIALTDLSGQRLYLPASTTYWIALAPTNNAIDMGYHVAAGRLFYYFGDAGGNLSALPSSLGPAPATFVGSSSVTLMAAQLNYCR from the coding sequence ATGTTACGCCTCCGGCACCTATTCCTTCTTCCCATCCTGGCCTTCGTGGCCGTTCATACCGGTTGTTCCTGCGGGAACAATAGCCCCACGGCCCCGCAAGGGGCGGCCGCGACCCCGCCCAGTTCCACGCCCAGCCGGACCTCCACGCCCACAAATTCGATCACCGCAACGGTCTCGAGGACGCCCAGCCCGACCCCATCGGATTCACCGACCCAGACCCCCACAGAAAGCACCACTTCCACTCCGACCTCGACGCCGACCGACACTTGGACCCCGACAAGCACTCCCACTTTCACCCCGACCCTCACCCCCACCTTGACCGCGACCTCCACCCCGACGGCGACCTTGACGGCGACCCCCAGCGACACCGCGACCCCGACCGCCACTTGGACCGCGACCCGGACGGCCACCTCCACGGCGACCCACACCCCGACGAACAGTCCCACGTCGACGGCGACCCCGACCTCCACCCCGACGGCCTGCGCCGTCACCACCCCGGTCGGGGACAGCGTAAGGGACAATACCACCAATCCATCGACCTACCTCGCCACGGACCTGATCGCCACCGCCCAGCGGATCTATCTGAGCCCGGTCACCGTCCCCTCGGGGTCGGACATCCAGGTCAAGGACGTCACCCTTTATTTCGGGAACTTCACCAGCGCCATGTCGGGATTCGTGGGCCTTTATTCGGACGACGGAGGATCGCCTTCCCAACCCCAGTCCCTTCTTTCCACCGCCGGTTTTTCCATCTCCTCCGCCACCTCCACCAAGATCGCCCTGACCGACCTTTCGGGCCAAAGGCTCTATTTACCCGCAAGCACCACTTATTGGATCGCCTTGGCCCCGACCAACAATGCCATCGACATGGGCTACCATGTGGCCGCCGGACGCCTCTTTTATTATTTCGGGGATGCGGGGGGGAATTTGAGCGCCTTGCCTTCGTCCCTCGGTCCGGCCCCGGCGACCTTCGTGGGTTCGAGTTCCGTGACCCTCATGGCGGCCCAGTTGAATTACTGCCGTTGA
- a CDS encoding phosphatidylserine/phosphatidylglycerophosphate/cardiolipin synthase family protein, which produces MASRSSEDRPTPILFEKAWSGERLYFKGDDYFRDLLAAIGRARRSIEIETYIFESGNLADRIIQALKKARRRGVRVQLMVDGVGSPEFAGRYGPELKEAGIPFRVYRSWPTFFSSIFQHFDPWKPFASLRYASALFNRGKHRDHRKQFILDGQEVWLGSFNVSDWHLEKVKKDQTWRDTGLRLTGVTSPVFSLAFQVTWQDPWPHRFRRSFRRFLIGWLSRDLPETPVRLTASRKLRRAFRWELLGRMELASDRIRVMTPYFVPTGPLLRALALAARRGCKVELLLPGHSDVPIVRWASWIFYPALLKAGCRIFEYQGRVLHAKGLQIDDWVLVGSSNLDHRSLRKDLEVNVILQERHSRAEWRAQWAKDLKACREVTRKDLEARSLWARALSALFFHFRYWF; this is translated from the coding sequence ATGGCTTCGCGCAGCAGCGAGGATCGGCCGACGCCGATCCTTTTCGAAAAAGCCTGGTCAGGTGAGCGCCTTTACTTCAAGGGCGACGACTATTTCCGCGATCTCCTGGCGGCCATCGGGCGCGCCCGTCGGTCCATCGAGATCGAGACCTATATTTTCGAGTCCGGGAACTTGGCGGACCGGATCATCCAAGCCCTCAAAAAGGCCCGAAGGCGGGGCGTCCGGGTCCAACTGATGGTGGATGGGGTCGGCTCGCCCGAATTCGCCGGACGTTACGGTCCGGAGCTAAAGGAAGCGGGGATCCCCTTCCGGGTCTATCGCTCCTGGCCGACCTTCTTCTCCTCGATCTTCCAACATTTCGATCCTTGGAAACCGTTCGCTTCGTTGCGTTACGCCTCCGCGCTCTTCAACCGTGGCAAGCACCGTGACCACCGCAAGCAATTCATCCTCGACGGCCAGGAGGTCTGGCTGGGGAGCTTCAATGTTTCCGATTGGCACCTGGAAAAGGTCAAGAAAGACCAAACCTGGAGGGACACGGGTTTGCGCCTTACCGGGGTGACCAGTCCGGTCTTTTCCCTGGCCTTCCAGGTGACCTGGCAGGATCCCTGGCCCCACCGCTTCCGCCGTTCCTTCCGCCGCTTCCTCATCGGTTGGCTGTCCCGGGATCTGCCGGAGACCCCCGTGCGCTTGACGGCCAGCCGAAAGCTCCGCCGCGCCTTCCGCTGGGAACTCCTGGGCCGGATGGAATTGGCGAGCGACCGGATCCGGGTCATGACCCCTTACTTCGTCCCCACGGGCCCGCTCCTGCGGGCTTTGGCCCTGGCGGCCCGCCGGGGATGCAAGGTCGAGCTCCTCTTGCCGGGACATTCGGACGTTCCCATCGTTCGCTGGGCCTCCTGGATCTTCTATCCCGCGTTGCTCAAGGCCGGTTGCCGGATCTTCGAATACCAGGGAAGGGTGCTGCACGCCAAAGGGCTCCAGATCGACGACTGGGTCCTGGTGGGTTCCAGCAACCTGGACCACCGTAGTCTTCGCAAGGACCTGGAAGTGAACGTCATCCTCCAGGAGCGGCATTCCCGGGCGGAATGGCGGGCCCAATGGGCGAAGGACCTCAAGGCTTGCCGGGAAGTGACCCGGAAGGACCTGGAGGCCCGGTCCTTATGGGCCCGGGCCCTTTCGGCGCTCTTCTTCCATTTCCGCTATTGGTTCTGA
- the ffh gene encoding signal recognition particle protein, whose protein sequence is MFENFTEKIQKVFKDLRGQGKLTDQNIEEALNEVRLALLEADVNLETAKLFLERVKAKALGREVALSLTPGQVLIKIVNEELVDLLTPKDKNATKMRFAPAPPTLILLAGLQGTGKTTTAAKLALWLKKDGRKPGLVAADLVRPAAVDQLATLAQEIGVPCFTPEGQETALQVCQRAVKTCLANDANILILDTAGRLQIDEAMMDEIAGIREKLKPSNILLVVDAMTGQNAVNVATAFHARLPLTGLVLTKADGDARGGAILSITSVTGVPIQFMGVSEKMEGLEPFHPDRMASRILGMGDMLSLIEKAEEVARQAQFEKQKTAKGGDFNMTHLLDQIRQLRKMGSMQDILDKLPGDAAQKRQMAQGAPNEKQIKRMEAIILSMTEKERLFPQLLDGSRKRRIAQGSGTHPSEVNTLLKQFDLMKKFAKKGGIPKQMMNPMSSMPSGMPGGQPPFPLR, encoded by the coding sequence ATGTTCGAGAATTTCACGGAAAAGATACAGAAGGTCTTCAAGGACCTTCGCGGCCAAGGAAAGCTCACCGACCAGAACATCGAGGAGGCCCTCAACGAGGTCCGTTTGGCCCTGCTCGAGGCCGACGTCAACCTGGAAACGGCCAAACTGTTCCTGGAAAGGGTCAAGGCCAAGGCCCTGGGCCGCGAAGTGGCCTTGAGCCTCACCCCGGGTCAGGTCCTCATCAAGATCGTCAATGAGGAACTGGTCGACCTGCTGACCCCCAAGGACAAGAACGCCACCAAGATGCGTTTCGCCCCGGCGCCCCCGACCCTGATCCTGTTGGCCGGGCTGCAAGGGACCGGCAAGACCACCACCGCCGCCAAACTGGCGCTCTGGCTCAAGAAGGACGGGCGCAAACCCGGTCTGGTGGCCGCCGACCTGGTGCGCCCCGCCGCCGTGGACCAGTTGGCCACGCTCGCCCAGGAGATCGGGGTCCCTTGCTTCACGCCCGAGGGGCAGGAGACGGCCCTACAAGTCTGCCAAAGGGCGGTCAAGACCTGCCTGGCCAACGACGCCAACATCCTCATCCTCGACACCGCAGGGCGCCTCCAGATCGATGAAGCGATGATGGACGAGATCGCTGGCATCCGGGAAAAACTCAAACCCTCGAACATCCTGCTGGTCGTGGACGCCATGACGGGCCAGAACGCCGTCAACGTGGCCACCGCCTTCCATGCCCGGCTCCCACTGACCGGCCTGGTGCTCACCAAGGCCGATGGCGACGCGCGGGGCGGAGCCATCCTTTCCATCACCTCCGTCACCGGGGTCCCCATCCAATTCATGGGGGTCAGTGAAAAGATGGAAGGGCTGGAACCCTTCCACCCGGACCGCATGGCCTCCCGCATCCTGGGGATGGGCGACATGCTCTCCCTCATCGAGAAGGCCGAGGAGGTCGCCCGGCAGGCCCAATTCGAGAAGCAGAAGACCGCCAAAGGCGGGGACTTCAACATGACCCATCTTTTGGACCAGATCCGCCAACTCCGGAAGATGGGGTCCATGCAGGACATCCTCGACAAGCTCCCCGGGGACGCGGCCCAAAAGCGTCAGATGGCCCAGGGCGCGCCCAACGAGAAGCAGATCAAGCGCATGGAAGCCATCATCCTCTCCATGACCGAGAAAGAGCGTCTCTTCCCGCAATTGCTGGACGGTTCCCGCAAGCGCCGCATCGCCCAAGGCAGCGGGACCCATCCCAGCGAAGTGAACACGCTGTTGAAACAATTCGACCTGATGAAGAAATTCGCGAAAAAGGGTGGAATTCCCAAACAGATGATGAACCCAATGAGCTCCATGCCCAGCGGAATGCCCGGCGGCCAGCCACCCTTCCCTCTTCGATGA
- a CDS encoding tetratricopeptide repeat protein yields MGLFASKDEKKKELVQSAQKLAEQGDTPKALKEIQKALELDPNYKEAYTAQAFIYADMGQSDDAVQLFRKVISIDNNSPEAWNNLGLMLARAEKFKEAIKTFEDAIARNPKVAAFYNNLGNVYYELGQYSQAMQVFQTAVELDPSYAESYHRLGIDKDTTGNMELALKKLEESAKTGKNKAKVAFDMGTLYAKQELHDKAIKSFQEAVRMDGRFEAAYMAMGFAYERKGDLQKALETFGQVITLNPQSAKIHNTVGLIYDKLRLYKQAIKEYRIAIELEPSYANAHFILGQVYENKGITEKAVAEYEKFVRIHETGAMVDEAKSRISKLKNISLEDLEKTLNLKKQDAPVSEAAPAPVEAAAPSAAPAPAGGVKFTDPKEHLRQVLAKAKAAKNPSTSSGQAPAANSGQASAAAAPAAPPAVPPPAATAPAPSTPPVPPPAPVPPSAAPPAPKPVVDFSAMQAPAPMPVTPVPPPPVPDTATPVPEPMAEPVPEPVAETPVEIHDEEPAPAAAYTEETHDSAIPVYSPDMPLPASALDGYVLDEQEVLEAIVQMDTQSVEQEAQVLEAVEVIRSHAGDDELLEDSSAPPTPVPMQIAPSSPRPNPPTPPSPGGPPTIKHGFF; encoded by the coding sequence ATGGGTCTCTTCGCCAGCAAGGACGAGAAGAAAAAGGAACTGGTCCAATCCGCCCAGAAACTCGCGGAACAGGGCGACACGCCCAAAGCCCTTAAAGAGATCCAAAAAGCCCTCGAACTCGATCCCAACTATAAGGAAGCCTACACCGCCCAGGCCTTCATCTACGCCGATATGGGCCAGAGCGACGACGCCGTCCAGCTTTTCCGCAAGGTCATTTCCATCGACAACAATTCCCCCGAGGCCTGGAACAACCTCGGGCTCATGCTGGCCCGCGCCGAGAAATTCAAGGAGGCCATCAAGACCTTCGAGGACGCCATCGCCCGCAATCCCAAGGTGGCGGCCTTCTACAACAACTTGGGGAACGTCTATTACGAACTCGGGCAATATTCCCAGGCCATGCAGGTCTTCCAGACCGCGGTCGAACTGGACCCCTCCTACGCCGAGTCCTACCACCGCCTCGGCATCGATAAGGACACCACAGGCAACATGGAATTGGCCCTCAAGAAACTGGAAGAGTCGGCCAAGACCGGAAAGAACAAGGCCAAGGTCGCCTTCGATATGGGCACCCTCTACGCCAAGCAGGAACTGCACGACAAGGCCATCAAATCCTTCCAGGAAGCCGTCCGCATGGACGGTCGTTTCGAGGCCGCCTACATGGCCATGGGTTTCGCCTATGAACGAAAGGGCGACCTCCAAAAGGCCCTGGAGACCTTCGGCCAGGTCATCACCCTCAATCCCCAAAGCGCCAAGATCCACAACACCGTGGGGCTCATCTACGACAAGTTGCGCCTCTACAAACAGGCCATCAAGGAATACCGCATCGCCATCGAATTGGAGCCCAGCTATGCCAACGCCCACTTCATCCTGGGCCAGGTCTATGAGAACAAGGGCATCACGGAAAAGGCCGTGGCCGAGTACGAGAAATTCGTCCGTATCCATGAGACCGGCGCCATGGTGGACGAAGCCAAGTCCCGCATCTCCAAACTGAAGAACATCAGCCTGGAGGACCTGGAAAAGACCCTCAACCTGAAGAAGCAGGATGCCCCGGTCTCCGAAGCCGCACCGGCTCCGGTCGAAGCGGCCGCACCTTCGGCCGCACCCGCCCCGGCGGGCGGTGTCAAATTCACCGACCCCAAGGAACATTTGCGGCAGGTCCTGGCCAAAGCCAAGGCCGCCAAGAACCCTTCGACTAGCTCAGGGCAGGCCCCTGCGGCCAACTCAGGGCAAGCTTCTGCAGCGGCCGCGCCGGCGGCGCCTCCCGCGGTTCCCCCGCCCGCCGCCACGGCCCCAGCCCCGTCCACTCCCCCCGTGCCTCCCCCCGCTCCCGTTCCACCTTCCGCCGCGCCGCCCGCCCCCAAACCGGTGGTGGACTTTTCGGCCATGCAAGCTCCCGCTCCCATGCCCGTGACACCCGTGCCCCCACCACCGGTCCCTGACACGGCCACGCCCGTTCCGGAACCCATGGCCGAACCGGTCCCCGAACCTGTCGCTGAAACTCCGGTCGAAATTCATGATGAAGAACCGGCTCCCGCGGCGGCCTACACGGAGGAGACCCACGACTCGGCGATACCGGTCTATTCGCCCGATATGCCCCTTCCCGCTTCCGCCCTGGACGGCTACGTGTTGGACGAACAGGAAGTGCTCGAGGCCATCGTCCAAATGGACACCCAGAGCGTGGAACAGGAGGCCCAGGTCCTGGAAGCCGTGGAAGTGATCCGTTCCCACGCGGGTGACGACGAGTTGTTGGAGGATTCCTCGGCTCCCCCGACCCCGGTCCCCATGCAGATCGCCCCGTCTTCCCCCCGGCCCAACCCGCCGACCCCTCCTTCCCCCGGGGGCCCACCCACCATCAAGCATGGTTTCTTCTGA
- a CDS encoding cyclic nucleotide-binding domain-containing protein, producing MPDVSYLSKYPPFKSFDGGDLEAMGSVGEEKAVKKDELVFDEDSKGDSMYVIKSGAVKIVKKVKNQENTIAVLNPGEFFGEMALLDGLPRSAAVKATADSELFMISLDGYQKLRKEKPHTALKLMDIIIKVLSNRLRQANKNLEVISFWIE from the coding sequence ATGCCCGACGTCAGCTATCTCTCCAAATACCCCCCTTTCAAGAGCTTCGATGGCGGTGACCTGGAAGCCATGGGCTCGGTAGGGGAAGAGAAGGCTGTGAAGAAGGACGAATTGGTCTTTGATGAGGATTCCAAGGGCGACAGCATGTATGTGATCAAATCGGGCGCCGTCAAGATCGTCAAGAAGGTCAAGAACCAGGAGAACACCATTGCGGTGCTGAACCCGGGGGAATTCTTCGGGGAAATGGCCCTCCTGGACGGCCTACCCCGCTCGGCGGCCGTGAAGGCCACCGCCGACAGCGAGCTTTTCATGATCTCGCTCGACGGTTACCAGAAGCTCCGCAAGGAAAAACCCCATACGGCCCTGAAATTGATGGACATCATCATCAAGGTCCTTTCCAACCGCCTCCGCCAAGCCAATAAGAACCTGGAAGTCATCAGTTTCTGGATCGAATAA
- a CDS encoding YifB family Mg chelatase-like AAA ATPase, whose amino-acid sequence MLANIKSSALLGIDAYPVECEVDIAPGLPTFQTVGLPDAAVKESKDRVKSAITNSQFPFPVQRITVNLAPADIKKEGPSFDLPMAVGILTASGKLTPDQVDGFWMVGELSLDGKVRPIRGALPIALAARDHKVRGLLVPAENAKEAGVVREIPVYPIRNLRETFEFLAGHKTLKPIEVDIEAEFQAHSAYKVDFADVKGQENAKRALEIGAAGGHNILLVGPPGSGKTMLTKRLPTILPPLSLEEAIQTTKIHSIAGTLGRRKALMATRPFRSPHHTVSDAGLIGGGTMPRPGEVSLSNNGVLFLDEFPEFNKNVLEVLRQPLEDGMVTISRVQSTLSFPAQFMLAAAMNPCPCGYYTDPGRECTCTPHQIQKYLGRISGPLLDRIDLHIEVPALKWKEISDTSLAEPSLAIRERIVRARTLQQARFQGEGIHCNAQMSSNQMRKHCLLDGPSQTLLRTAMERFGLSARAYDRILKVARTIADLDGAEDIRSAYVAEAIQYRNLDRSVWRN is encoded by the coding sequence ATGCTCGCCAATATCAAAAGTTCCGCCCTTTTGGGCATCGATGCCTACCCGGTCGAATGCGAAGTGGATATCGCCCCCGGGCTGCCCACTTTCCAGACGGTCGGACTTCCCGACGCCGCCGTCAAGGAGTCCAAGGACCGGGTCAAGAGCGCCATCACCAATTCCCAATTCCCCTTCCCTGTCCAAAGGATCACCGTCAACCTGGCCCCGGCCGATATCAAGAAGGAAGGCCCTTCTTTCGACCTTCCCATGGCCGTGGGGATCCTGACAGCCTCGGGCAAATTGACCCCCGACCAGGTGGATGGATTCTGGATGGTCGGGGAACTTTCCTTGGATGGAAAGGTCCGTCCCATCCGGGGAGCCCTCCCGATCGCCTTGGCGGCCCGGGACCATAAGGTCCGGGGACTGCTGGTCCCGGCTGAGAACGCCAAGGAAGCCGGAGTGGTCCGGGAGATCCCCGTCTATCCCATCCGGAACCTGCGGGAAACCTTCGAGTTCCTGGCCGGACACAAGACCCTCAAACCCATCGAGGTAGATATCGAGGCGGAGTTCCAGGCCCATTCGGCCTATAAGGTCGATTTCGCGGACGTCAAAGGCCAGGAGAACGCCAAGCGGGCCCTGGAGATCGGGGCCGCGGGGGGCCACAACATCCTTTTGGTGGGTCCGCCGGGTTCGGGAAAGACCATGCTCACCAAACGGCTTCCCACCATCCTCCCGCCCCTCTCCTTGGAAGAGGCCATCCAAACCACCAAGATCCACTCCATCGCGGGCACCCTGGGACGGCGAAAGGCCCTCATGGCGACCCGACCCTTCCGGTCCCCTCATCACACCGTCTCCGACGCCGGCCTCATCGGCGGGGGCACCATGCCCCGGCCCGGCGAGGTCAGTCTTTCCAACAACGGGGTCCTCTTTTTGGACGAGTTCCCGGAATTCAACAAGAACGTGCTGGAGGTCCTCCGGCAGCCCTTGGAGGACGGCATGGTGACGATCTCCCGGGTCCAGTCGACCTTGAGCTTCCCCGCCCAATTCATGTTGGCCGCCGCGATGAACCCTTGTCCTTGCGGCTATTACACCGACCCGGGCCGCGAGTGCACCTGCACCCCGCACCAGATCCAGAAATACTTGGGACGCATCTCCGGCCCCCTGCTGGACCGCATCGACCTCCATATCGAGGTCCCCGCCCTGAAATGGAAGGAGATCTCCGACACCAGCCTGGCGGAACCCTCCTTGGCCATCCGAGAAAGGATCGTTCGTGCCCGCACCCTCCAACAGGCCCGGTTCCAAGGGGAGGGCATCCATTGCAATGCCCAGATGAGCAGCAACCAGATGCGCAAGCACTGCTTGCTCGATGGACCGTCCCAGACCTTGCTTCGCACCGCCATGGAACGGTTCGGCCTTTCGGCCCGGGCCTACGACCGCATTCTCAAGGTGGCCCGCACCATCGCCGATCTGGACGGGGCCGAGGACATCCGGTCAGCCTATGTCGCGGAGGCCATTCAATACCGCAACTTGGACCGGAGCGTTTGGCGCAACTGA